Proteins encoded within one genomic window of Haladaptatus sp. QDMS2:
- a CDS encoding CaiB/BaiF CoA-transferase family protein, translated as MVGEAKKPETNTGPLDGVTVLDASRVLVGPFCTMQLGDLGADVIKVERPDGGDQTRGWHPPTYGDSEESAYYLSVNRNKRSMTLNLASEAGRELFRDLASEADIVVANFRVGKMEDWGLDYKSLREENPGLVYCALSGYGEWGPDRDRPAYDLIMQAEGGMMSITGEEDGAPVRVGVAIADIGAGMYATQAILAALLERELGDGTGQKIDVSLLDGQVAWMSYMASNYFATGTPPGRMGSKHPTIAPYQAFPTKDGYVVIAVPSPNLWPKFCAAIDREDLVDDDRFHDNAARVENRETLDALLEEEFAQFTTQEVLDTMDEFGVPASDVKDMEDVFDNPQVEARGMRQSVAHPTAGNVEMAGSPMHLSKTPTSVRDHPPLLGEHTAEILEEYGYTEADIERLEADGII; from the coding sequence ATGGTTGGCGAAGCGAAAAAGCCGGAGACGAACACCGGCCCGCTCGACGGCGTGACCGTCCTGGACGCCTCGCGCGTCCTCGTCGGCCCGTTTTGCACGATGCAACTGGGCGACCTCGGCGCGGACGTCATCAAAGTCGAACGCCCCGACGGCGGCGACCAGACCCGTGGGTGGCACCCACCGACCTACGGCGATTCCGAGGAGAGTGCCTACTATCTGAGCGTCAACCGCAACAAACGCTCGATGACGCTCAACCTCGCCAGCGAAGCAGGGCGTGAACTGTTTCGTGACCTGGCGAGTGAGGCAGACATCGTCGTGGCCAACTTCCGCGTGGGCAAGATGGAAGACTGGGGTCTCGATTACAAATCACTGCGCGAGGAGAATCCCGGCCTCGTCTACTGTGCCCTCTCTGGCTATGGCGAGTGGGGCCCGGACCGCGACCGCCCGGCCTACGATCTCATCATGCAGGCGGAAGGCGGCATGATGAGCATCACCGGCGAGGAAGACGGCGCACCAGTGCGTGTTGGCGTCGCCATCGCCGACATCGGCGCGGGGATGTACGCGACACAAGCCATCCTCGCGGCGCTCCTCGAACGCGAACTCGGCGACGGCACGGGCCAGAAAATCGACGTCTCGCTGCTCGACGGGCAGGTGGCGTGGATGAGCTATATGGCCTCGAACTACTTCGCGACGGGAACGCCTCCCGGGCGGATGGGGAGCAAGCACCCGACCATCGCGCCGTACCAGGCGTTCCCGACGAAAGACGGCTACGTCGTCATCGCCGTCCCTTCGCCGAACCTGTGGCCGAAATTCTGTGCCGCAATCGACCGCGAGGACCTGGTGGACGACGACCGATTCCACGACAACGCCGCGCGGGTCGAGAACCGAGAGACGCTCGACGCGCTCTTAGAGGAGGAGTTTGCCCAGTTTACGACCCAGGAAGTCCTCGACACGATGGACGAATTCGGCGTCCCGGCAAGCGACGTAAAGGACATGGAGGACGTCTTCGACAACCCACAGGTCGAAGCCCGCGGGATGCGCCAGTCGGTGGCCCACCCGACGGCAGGCAACGTGGAAATGGCCGGCAGTCCGATGCACCTCTCGAAGACGCCCACGAGCGTCCGCGACCACCCGCCGCTGCTCGGTGAGCACACCGCAGAAATTCTCGAGGAATACGGTTACACCGAAGCAGACATCGAACGGCTCGAAGCCGACGGCATCATCTGA